Proteins encoded together in one Mus caroli chromosome 4, CAROLI_EIJ_v1.1, whole genome shotgun sequence window:
- the Fam43b gene encoding protein FAM43B isoform X2 codes for MLPWRRNKFVLVEDEAKRKAKSLSPGLAYTSLLSSFLRSCPDLLPDWPLERLGRVFRSRRQKVELNKEDPTYTVWYLGNAVTLHAKGDGCTDDAVGRIWARCGPGGGTKMKLTLGPHGIRMQPSERSSGASGGRRPAHAYLLPRITYCAADGRHPRVFTWVYRHQARHKAVVLRCHAVLLARAHKARSLARLLHQTALAAFSDFKRLQRQSDARHVRQQHLRAGGAAASVPRAPLRRLLNAKCAYRPPPGERGRGAPRLSSIQEEDEEEDAEEEEDTQDSEEGALQRERPEGQLLHL; via the exons ATGCTGCCCTGGAGACGGAACAAATTCGTGCTAGTGGAGGACGAGGCCAAGCGCAAGGCGAAGAGCCTGAGCCCCGGGCTCGCCTACACGTCGCTGCTCTCCAGCTTCCTGCGCTCCTGCCCGGACCTGCTACCGGACTGGCCGCTGGAGCGTCTGGGCCGCGTGTTCCGCAGCCGGCGCCAGAAAGTGGAGCTTAACAAGGAGGACCCCACCTACACCGTGTGGTACCTGGGCAACGCCGTCACCCTGCATGCCAAGGGCGACGGCTGCACCGACGACGCCGTGGGCAGGATTTGGGCGCGCTGCGGGCCGGGAGGGGGCACGAAGATGAAACTGACCCTGGGTCCGCACGGCATCCGCATGCAGCCGAGCGAACGCAGCTCCGGGGCTTCGGGGGGCCGCAGACCGGCGCACGCCTACCTGCTGCCGCGCATCACCTACTGCGCGGCGGATGGGCGCCACCCGCGAGTCTTCACCTGGGTCTACCGCCACCAGGCACGCCACAAGGCCGTGGTGCTGCGCTGCCACGCTGTGTTGCTGGCGCGGGCGCACAAGGCGCGCTCCCTGGCCCGCCTGCTCCACCAGACTGCGCTGGCGGCCTTCAGCGACTTCAAGCGGCTGCAGCGCCAGAGCGATGCGCGCCACGTGCGCCAGCAGCATCTCCGTGCCGGGGGCGCCGCCGCCTCGGTACCCCGGGCTCCATTGCGCCGCCTGCTTAACGCCAAGTGCGCTTACCGGCCTCCGCCGGGCGAGCGCGGTCGCGGGGCTCCGCGGCTCAGCAGCATccaggaggaggacgaggaggaggatgcggaggaggaggaggacaccCAGGATAGCGAGGAAGGAGCCCTGCAGCGCGAACGGCCCGAG GGACAATTACTACACCTCTAA
- the Fam43b gene encoding protein FAM43B isoform X1 produces MLPWRRNKFVLVEDEAKRKAKSLSPGLAYTSLLSSFLRSCPDLLPDWPLERLGRVFRSRRQKVELNKEDPTYTVWYLGNAVTLHAKGDGCTDDAVGRIWARCGPGGGTKMKLTLGPHGIRMQPSERSSGASGGRRPAHAYLLPRITYCAADGRHPRVFTWVYRHQARHKAVVLRCHAVLLARAHKARSLARLLHQTALAAFSDFKRLQRQSDARHVRQQHLRAGGAAASVPRAPLRRLLNAKCAYRPPPGERGRGAPRLSSIQEEDEEEDAEEEEDTQDSEEGALQRERPEVLSLARELRTCSLRGAPAPPPPAQPRRWKAGSRERAGQAR; encoded by the coding sequence ATGCTGCCCTGGAGACGGAACAAATTCGTGCTAGTGGAGGACGAGGCCAAGCGCAAGGCGAAGAGCCTGAGCCCCGGGCTCGCCTACACGTCGCTGCTCTCCAGCTTCCTGCGCTCCTGCCCGGACCTGCTACCGGACTGGCCGCTGGAGCGTCTGGGCCGCGTGTTCCGCAGCCGGCGCCAGAAAGTGGAGCTTAACAAGGAGGACCCCACCTACACCGTGTGGTACCTGGGCAACGCCGTCACCCTGCATGCCAAGGGCGACGGCTGCACCGACGACGCCGTGGGCAGGATTTGGGCGCGCTGCGGGCCGGGAGGGGGCACGAAGATGAAACTGACCCTGGGTCCGCACGGCATCCGCATGCAGCCGAGCGAACGCAGCTCCGGGGCTTCGGGGGGCCGCAGACCGGCGCACGCCTACCTGCTGCCGCGCATCACCTACTGCGCGGCGGATGGGCGCCACCCGCGAGTCTTCACCTGGGTCTACCGCCACCAGGCACGCCACAAGGCCGTGGTGCTGCGCTGCCACGCTGTGTTGCTGGCGCGGGCGCACAAGGCGCGCTCCCTGGCCCGCCTGCTCCACCAGACTGCGCTGGCGGCCTTCAGCGACTTCAAGCGGCTGCAGCGCCAGAGCGATGCGCGCCACGTGCGCCAGCAGCATCTCCGTGCCGGGGGCGCCGCCGCCTCGGTACCCCGGGCTCCATTGCGCCGCCTGCTTAACGCCAAGTGCGCTTACCGGCCTCCGCCGGGCGAGCGCGGTCGCGGGGCTCCGCGGCTCAGCAGCATccaggaggaggacgaggaggaggatgcggaggaggaggaggacaccCAGGATAGCGAGGAAGGAGCCCTGCAGCGCGAACGGCCCGAGGTGCTCAGCCTGGCCCGGGAGCTGAGGACGTGCAGCCTGCGGGGTGCCCCGGCACCTCCGCCACCAGCGCAGCCCCGCCGCTGGAAAGCCGGCTCTAGGGAGCGGGCGGGCCAGGCGCGCTGA